A single window of Salminus brasiliensis chromosome 18, fSalBra1.hap2, whole genome shotgun sequence DNA harbors:
- the chrdl2 gene encoding chordin-like protein 2: MSYLKHFFILVSMRWFVAAETEAVQSKKMPAVFCTFKEKTYNPGDSWHPYLEPFGFMFCMRCACTESGHVKCNTIKCPVLRCENPVTDSQQCCPRCADEHRTPAGLRAPIKTCRYNGTVYQTGETFTNHDLFPSRQFNQCVMCTCSNGNIFCALKTCQPITCSSPVSVTDTCCLVCKEGPTDINSASYGDGAQQLNRGVRHSLDQCTGEQARGRAVRATPSTLRGSLRGLNLHTLHLKGASETTVKILLQRKHQRACVYSGKTYSHGDVWHPVLGKVLECILCTCRDGLQECRRVTCPSQYPCKHPMKIEGKCCKICPEIKSDINRTECYLGQDNNSLLVYKVEPSSAAQMEDTVRTIAIERQGATEVEVQVWKTVEGVLHLMETGDVQKKDLIEHPENYVLLTTLDEDTWRKFKEEEDKERDVNRSRTCEDGIKEVVKYLNPEQLDTLCAS, from the exons ATGTCATACCTGAAGCACTTTTTCATTTTAGTCTCTATGCGCTGGTTCGTGGCAGCTGAAACTGAAGCGGTACAGAGCAAGAAAA TGCCTGCTGTATTTTGCACGTTCAAAGAGAAGACATACAACCCAGGGGACAGTTGGCATCCCTATCTGGAGCCATTTGGATTCATGTTCTGCATGCGTTGTGCTTGCACTGAA TCTGGTCATGTGAAATGTAACACCATCAAGTGTCCTGTTCTGAGATGCGAGAaccctgtgaccgactcccagCAGTGCTGCCCACGCTGTGCAG ATGAGCACAGAACTCCAGCTGGTTTGAGGGCTCCCATCAAAACCTGTCGATACAATGGAACTGTATATCAAACAGGGGAGACCTTCACTAACCATGACCTCTTTCCTTCCCGACAGTTCAACCAGTGTGTAATGTGCACATGCTCT AATGGCAATATTTTCTGTGCACTGAAAACCTGTCAGCCCATCACATGCTCTTCACCAGTCTCTGTTACAGATACTTGCTGCTTAGTTTGCaaag AGGGTCCAACCGATATCAATTCAGCATCATATGGGGATGGAGCACAGCAGCTGAACAGAGGAGTG AGGCATTCTCTGGATCAGTGCACTGGAGAGCAGGCGAGGGGCCGAGCTGTGCGGGCCACTCCATCCACTCTGAGAGGCTCCCTTAGAGGTCTCAATCTGCACACACTGCACCTGAAAGGAGCTTCTGAAACCACTGTGAAGATCCTCCTGCAGCGCAAACATCAGAGAG CTTGCGTGTACAGTGGGAAGACCTACTCCCATGGTGACGTGTGGCATCCTGTGCTGGGCAAGGTTTTGGAGTGCATCTTATGCACCTGCAGAGACGGCCTTCAGGAGTGCAGACGTGTCACATGCCCCAGCCAGTACCCATGCAAACATCCCATGAAGATAGAGGGGAAATGCTGTAAGATTTGCCCAG AGATTAAGAGTGACATCAACAGGACAGAGTGTTATCTGGGACAGGACAATAACAGTCTCCTGGTGTATAAGGTCGAACCATCATCTGCTGCTCAAATGGAGGACACGGTGCGAACCATTGCTATTGAGAGACAAGGAGCCACAGAGGTTGAGGTGCAAGTATGGAAAACAGTGGAAG GGGTGCTGCATTTAATGGAGACGGGTGATGTTCAAAAAAAGGACCTAATAGAGCATCCAGAGAATTACGTTCTACTCACCACGTTGGATGAGG ACACCTGGAGAAAGTtcaaggaggaggaggacaaggAGAGGGATGTCAATAGGAGCAGGACCTGTGAAGATGGCATTAAGGAGGTAGTCAAGTACTTAAACCCTGAGCAACTGGACACTCTTTGTGCTTCTTAG
- the xrra1 gene encoding X-ray radiation resistance-associated protein 1: MAETTVYKLDTGESFPSNCFPIRSFHRSKEGAGHWLVAHRRHEEERHRAPREQQAAEHFCSGLAVGSETLRKSEKPEYKKVKCAGYPLNKQLLMAMHCVDKPCELCSVDISERKLQLVEPEGLEEFDSVAYINASDNRLTLEAFRRFSALRELELSLNGLYTLDVHADDYPRLEVLDLSYNKISAEGILAAGLLPSLKVLHLTGNTLQMLPPNMAGSNAPPDELAPQSGSLFQSLEVLMLDDNKLSAPGVFSSLAHLKRLKHLNLEGNYISEVPYLDEIPIQLQNASDLETEDTTKDATTPKCVSDPQMDQQGFINKATDEDKETRTYSKDFCTQFPQLRHLNLANNKIAEEGALLAVALFPMLSELVIHSNPLTTQRSGDPPVLTCFLQDRLGIKIRRKKTTDSEKTHIMFPVNFKKKVKTKIPKVPKVPFVTAALSISENPCTERGNKNNNLLPSENKSTDVLLPCSSQTSSEEWEEHNAAASRLELLEDTEDTEIPSETLQTEEPFFVTEVDLLEHEYQEITQEAEETTQIVRKDTKNGKKWSKKKLTGYEILQDDHLDFDIPEPVGIQHTVKALEHTLKNLLVYRDSKANLDQLQRPYKEQHKRIRNLPSVKPRKPKEEKVKEILTEMKERKTISVVPLDEVMKRKDIYRKEYEEALNLLKDMKRKYKMVHLNAMKQAAQIETDISH; encoded by the exons ATGGCTGAGACGACAGTCTACAAACTGGACACCGGAGAAAGTTTCCCTTCTAACTGTTTCCCTATAAGATCTTTTCATCGGAGCAAAGAAG GGGCAGGACACTGGCTGGTAGCCCACAGAAGACATGAGGAAGAAAGGCACAGAGCGCCCAGAGAGCAGCAGGCAGCAGAGCACTTTTGCTCAGGACTGGCTGTTGGGTCAGAAACACTCAGGAAATCTGAAAAACCTGAGTATAAGAAAGTAAAGTGTGCAGGTTACCCGCTTAATAAACAACTTTTG ATGGCCATGCATTGTGTGGACAAGCCGTGTGAACTGTGCTCTGTTGATATAAGTGAAAGGAAGCTTCAGTTG GTTGAACCAGAGGGTTTGGAGGAATTTGACAGCGTTGCATACATAAACGCCTCTGACAACAGATTGACCTTAG AGGCTTTCAGAaggttttctgcattaagggaGCTGGAGCTGTCTTTGAATGGCCTTTATACTTTGGATGTTCATGCGGACGATTACCCTAGATTAGAG GTTTTGGATCTGTCCTATAATAAAATATCAGCTGAAGGTATATTAGCTGCTGGCCTGCTCCCATCTCTAAAGGTGCTTCATCTAACTGGAAATACGCTGCAGATGCTTCCACCTAACATGGCTGGCTCTAATGCTCCTCCTGATGAACT GGCTCCTCAGTCCGGCTCACTGTTTCAGAGTCTTGAAGTGTTAATGCTTGATGATAATAAGCTGTCTGCACCTGGAGTTTTTAGCAGCCTTGCTCACCTCAAAAG ACTTAAGCACTTAAACTTAGAAGGAAATTACATCTCTGAGGTGCCTTACCTTGACGAGATCCCAATACAGCTGCAAAATGCCTCAGATCTGGAGACAGAAGACACCACTAAGGATGCCACTACTCCTAAGT GTGTCTCTGATCCACAGATGGACCAACAAGGGTTTATAAATAAAGCAACTGAT GAGGACAAGGAGACTAGGACATATTCCAAAGATTTCTGTACACAGTTTCCACAGCTTCGACATCTGAATTTGGCCAACAATAAG ATAGCTGAGGAAGGGGCATTGTTGGCTGTGGCATTGTTTCCTATGCTCAGTGAGCTTGTTATTCACTCGAACCCACTGACTACCCAGAGAAGCG gtgACCCACCGGTATTGACATGTTTTCTTCAAGATAGGCTGGGCATTAAGATAAGACGCAAGAAGACCACTGATTCTGAAAAAACACATATTATGTTTCCTgttaactttaaaaaaaag GTCAAGACTAAAATCCCAAAGGTACCAAAGGTTCCCTTCGTCACAGCAGCGCTGAGCATTTCAGAAAATCCCTGCACAGAGAGaggtaataaaaacaacaatcttCTGCCATCAGAGAACAAGTCAACTGATGTACTGCTCCCCTGCTCCTCACAAACCAGCAGTGAGGAGTGGGAGGAACACAATGCTGCAGCCAGCAGGTTGGAGCTTTTGGAAGATACAGAGGATACTGAAATCCCCAGTGAAACCTTGCAGACTGAGGAACCATTCTTTGTAACAGAG GTTGACTTGCTTGAACATGAATATCAAGAAATAACACAGGAGGCAGAGGAAACTACCCAAATTGTGAGAAAAGACACAAAAAATGGCAAGAAATGGTCAAAAAAGAAGCTTACAGGCTATGAAATACTACAAGATGATCATTTGGATTTTGACATACCTGAGCCTGTTG GGATCCAGCACACCGTGAAAGCTTTGGAGCACACACTCAAAAACCTACTTGTGTACAGAGATTCTAAAGCAAACCTGGATCAACTTCAGAGACCATATAAAGAACAACACAAGCGg ATAAGGaatttaccttctgtaaaaccaCGGAAACCGAAAGAAGAGAAGGTCAAAGAAATCCTCACTGAAATGAAGGAGAGGAAAACAATAAGTGTAGTCCCCTTAG ACGAAGTCATGAAGCGTAAAGACATATACAGGAAAGAATATGAAGAGGCGCTGAACTTACTGAAAGATATGAAGAGAAAGTACAAGATGGTCCACTTGAACGCAATGAAACAAGCAGCACAAATTGAGACAGATATCAGTCATTAA